Proteins from a single region of Tachyglossus aculeatus isolate mTacAcu1 unplaced genomic scaffold, mTacAcu1.pri scaffold_67_arrow_ctg1, whole genome shotgun sequence:
- the LOC119923887 gene encoding olfactory receptor 14A16-like — protein VSTVKEFLLLSFSEVRELQLVHAALFLLVYLAALTGNLLIVAVTVLDRRLHTPMYFFLRNLSVLDVCYISVTVPKSIHDALTNKRSISFLGCATQHFLVALFAGSELFLLMAMSHDCYAAICLPLRYELIMTNTDCGKMAAASWLTGVMSGVLYSALTLSLSFCGSNLVQKFFCEIPSLLKISCSKEHIVIDVSVTGGVAFGVVCFILIIISYVCIFRAVLRMPATESRAKAFSTCLPHLAVVTVFFSAAAVDYVKPVSDSPWTLDLLVSVFYTMVPPAFNPLIYSLRNRDMKAALGRVLKGRFLLPLLRNKMSV, from the coding sequence gtctccacggtgaaggaattcctcctgctgagtttctcggaggtccgggagctgcagctggtccacgccgcgctgttcctcctggtctacctggcggccctgacggggaatctcctcatcgtcgccgtcaccgtcctggaccggcgcctccacacccccatgtactttttcctcaggaacctgtccgtcctcgacgtctgctacatctccgtcactgtccccaaatccatccacgacgccctgaccaacaagagatccatctccttcctgggctgtgccacccagcacTTTTTGGTGGCCCTGTTTGCCGGAtccgagctgttcctcctcatggcgatgtctcATGACTGCTAcgcagccatctgcctccccctgcgctacgagctcatcatgaccaacacggactgtggaaagatggcagcagcctcctggctcacCGGTGTGATgtctggggtcttgtattcagctttgaCTCTCTCCCTGAGCTTTTGTGGGTCCAACCTCGTCCAGAAGTTCTTCTGTGAAATCCCCTCTctgttgaagatctcctgctccaaggagcACATCGTCATCGATGTGAgtgtcaccggtggggtagcttttggtgtcgtctgcttcattctcatcatcatctcgtatgtgtgcatcttccgggccgtgctgcggatgccggccaccgagagccgggccaaagccttctccacctgcctgcctcacctcgccgtcgtcacggTCTTCTTCTCGGCTGCGGCGGTTGACTACGTTAAGCCCGTGTCAGATTCTCCTtggaccctggacctgctggtttccGTTTTCTATACCATGGTGCCTCCCGCCtttaaccccctcatctacagcctgaggaaccgggacatgaaggccgccctggggagagtcctaaaggggagattcctcctccctcttctaaggaacaaaatgtctgtt